The Triticum aestivum cultivar Chinese Spring chromosome 7B, IWGSC CS RefSeq v2.1, whole genome shotgun sequence genome window below encodes:
- the LOC123160342 gene encoding sucrose synthase 7 gives MASKLSFKRMDSIAETMPDALQQSRYQMKRCFQRYVSKGRRLLKNQQLVEELEKSLDDKAEKEKLVEGFLGYIICSTQEAVVLPPFVAFAVRMNPGIWEYVKVHSDDLSVEGITPSEYLKFKETLYDEKWAKDNNSLEVDFGALDLSTPHLTLPSSIGNGMQFISKFMSSKLNDKPESMKPLLDYLLTLNYRGEKLMVNDTINTVDKLQTALLLAEVFVSGLPKFTPYLKFEQRFQEWGLEKGWGENAERCKETLNFLSEVLQAPDPINMEKFFSRVPSIFNIVVFSIHGYFGQEKVLGLPDTGGQVVYILDQVRSMEEELLQRIKQQGLHITPKILVLTRLIPDSKGTKCNVELEPVENTKYSHILRVPFKTEDGKDLRQWVSRFDIYPYLERYTQDASAKILDILEGKPDLIIGNYTDGNLVASLMSSKLGVTQGTIAHALEKTKYENSDAKWRELDQKYHFSCQFTADMIAMNTTDFIITSTYQEIAGSKEKPGQYEHHYAFTMPGLCRYATGINVFDPKFNIAAPGADQSVYFPYTQKQKRLTGLHPQIEELLYSKEDTDEHIGYLADKNKPIIFSMARLDKVKNITGLVEWYGQNKKVRDLVNLVVVAGLLNAAQSKDREEIDEINKMHNLIDKYQLKGQIRWIKAQTDRVRNGELYRYIADTKGAFVQPALYEAFGLTVIEAMNCGLPTFATNQGGPAEIIVDGVSGFHINPMNGREAGTKIADFFQKCKEDPSYWNKVSTAGLQRIYECYTWKIYATKVLNMGLMYGFWRTLNKEERAAKQRYLQMFYNLQYRNLVKTVPRVGEQPPRTAASTSTAGAAVVRDEIVVRPKERKPRNRIQRMMTSLLGPKRRANK, from the exons GAAGCAGTAGTGCTACCACCATTCGTTGCCTTTGCTGTTAGAATGAATCCTGGCATCTGGGAATACGTCAAAGTTCATTCCGATGATCTGTCGGTCGAAGGAATTACACCATCAGAGTACCTTAAGTTCAAAGAGACCTTATATGATGAGAAATG GGCCAAGGATAACAATTCGTTGGAAGTTGATTTTGGTGCTCTTGACCTCTCAACACCTCATCTGACGCTGCCCTCGTCAATAGGGAACGGGATGCAGTTTATCTCCAAATTCATGTCTTCAAAGCTGAATGACAAGCCTGAAAGCATGAAGCCGTTGCTAGACTATTTGCTCACTCTGAATTACCGCGGCGAG AAACTGATGGTTAACGACACGATCAACACGGTGGACAAGCTTCAGACAGCGCTGCTCCTTGCAGAAGTTTTTGTCAGCGGGCTGCCAAAATTCACACCATATTTGAAATTTGAACAGAG ATTTCAGGAGTGGGGATTGGAGAAAGGATGGGGTGAGAACGCAGAAAGGTGCAAGGAGACTCTGAATTTCCTATCTGAAGTGCTCCAGGCACCAGATCCTATCAACATGGAGAAGTTCTTCAGCAGGGTCCCATCCATATTTAACATCGTTGTCTTCTCCATCCATGGTTACTTTGGCCAAGAGAAGGTTCTAGGATTGCCAGACACCGGGGGTCAG GTTGTCTACATCCTGGACCAAGTCAGGTCCATGGAAGAGGAGCTGCTGCAGAGAATCAAGCAGCAGGGTTTGCATATAACACCAAAGATTCTTGTG CTAACAAGACTGATACCAGATTCCAAAGGCACTAAATGTAATGTGGAGCTCGAACCGGTTGAAAATACGAAATATTCACACATACTACGTGTGCCATTCAAGACTGAAGACGGGAAGGATCTGCGCCAGTGGGTGTCCCGGTTTGACATTTACCCTTACCTGGAGAGATATACTCAG GATGCTTCTGCCAAAATCCTTGACATTCTAGAGGGCAAACCAGACTTGATCATTGGCAACTACACTGATGGAAACCTGGTGGCGTCCCTCATGTCGAGCAAACTCGGAGTCACACAG GGAACAATTGCACATGCTCTCGAGAAGACGAAGTATGAGAACTCAGATGCTAAGTGGAGGGAGCTGGACCAAAAATACCATTTCTCCTGCCAATTCACTGCTGATATGATTGCCATGAACACTACTGATTTTATCATCACTAGCACATACCAAGAAATTGCTGGGAG CAAAGAGAAGCCTGGTCAATATGAACACCACTACGCATTCACAATGCCCGGGCTTTGCCGCTACGCCACGGGCATCAATGTCTTTGATCCGAAGTTCAACATTGCTGCCCCTGGTGCCGATCAGtccgtctacttcccctacacacAGAAGCAGAAGCGGCTTACAGGTTTACACCCACAGATTGAGGAGTTACTGTACAGCAAGGAGGATACAGACGAACACAT AGGGTATCTGGCAGACAAAAATAAGCCAATCATTTTCTCGATGGCAAGGCTAGACAAGGTGAAGAACATCACTGGACTAGTGGAGTGGTATGGCCAGAACAAGAAGGTCAGGGACCTTGTGAACCTCGTCGTCGTCGCAGGCCTCCTGAATGCTGCACAGTCCAAGGACCGAGAAGAGATAGACGAGATCAACAAGATGCACAATTTGATCGACAAGTACCAGCTGAAAGGACAGATCCGGTGGATCAAGGCTCAGACTGACCGTGTCCGTAACGGCGAGCTGTACCGTTACATTGCAGATACAAAGGGTGCATTTGTTCAG CCTGCACTCTATGAAGCATTTGGGCTAACAGTCATCGAGGCGATGAACTGCGGTCTGCCAACCTTCGCGACAAACCAGGGAGGGCCAGCGGAGATCATTGTCGACGGGGTCTCAGGTTTCCACATAAACCCGATGAACGGCAGGGAGGCTGGCACCAAGATTGCAGACTTCTTCCAGAAGTGCAAGGAAGACCCAAGCTACTGGAACAAGGTGTCCACTGCTGGACTTCAGCGCATCTACGAATG CTACACATGGAAGATATATGCAACTAAAGTGCTGAACATGGGATTGATGTATGGCTTCTGGAGGACTCTGAACAAGGAGGAGAGAGCGGCCAAACAGCGGTACCTGCAGATGTTCTACAATCTTCAGTACAGGAACCTG GTGAAGACCGTCCCCAGAGTAGGGGAGCAGCCCCCGAGAACCGCGGCCTCAACCTCGACAGCAGGCGCCGCGGTGGTGCGTGACGAGATCGTAGTGAGGCCGAAAGAAAG aaAGCCGCGGAACCGGATCCAGAG GATGATGACCAGCCTACTCGGGCCGAAGCGGCGCGCTAACAAATGA